The segment CACCTTATGACCCGGCGATCCCCTCGGTGATCGAGCGGCTCATCCATCACAAGGGTCGGCAGGGTGTTACCTCGACGACCCTGCAACAATATTGTTCTTTCGCATTGAACCGCCCCGGGTTTACCGGAGGGTGGTTTGTTCAATGACTACGCGACCATATCGAGTGAGTTCAGGTTTGCATAGAACGCCTCCTCTGCTTCTGCGGGTGGGATGTATCCGATTGGGCCAAGCAGGCGGCGGTTGTTATACCAATCGATCCATTTCAGCGTTTCCCATTCGACCTCGCGCATTGATTTCCAGGGGCCGATCTGGTTGATGACCTCTGTCTTGAACAGGCCGATGACGCATTCAGCCAAGGCGTTGTCATAGGCATCGCCAACTGTTCCAACGGAAAGGTCGATCTCGGCCTTGGCCAGGCGTTCGGTGTATTTGATCGACAGGTATTGTGATCCGCGGTCCGAATGGTGGACCAAGCTCTTGTTATCCGGCGTCTTTCTTTGCCAGATCGCTTGCTCCAGCGCGTCGAGCACAAACTGGGTCTTCATCGATGTCGAGACGCGCCAACCGACAATACGACGTGCAAAGACGTCGATGACGAAGGCCACGTAGACGGTGCCGGACCATGTGGGCACATAGGTGAAATCTGAAACCCACAGCTTGTTCGGCCGATCCGCCATGAACAGCCGGTTCACCTTGTCGTCCGGGCAAGGCAGAGACGTGTCAGGATTGGTCGTGATGACCTTCTTGCCACGGACCACGCCCCTGATGCCCAGATGGCGCATCAATCGTTCCACGGTGCAGCGGGCGGCGTCTTCACCCTGCCGTCGCAAAACATGCCAGATCTTCCGCGCGCCATAGAGCTTGCGGTTGGCATCCCAGGCCGCGTCGATCTTGAGGCTCAGGGCGGCATCCGATTTGGCCCGGGCCGAGGCCCGGTCAGGATCACGCATGATCGCCCGCCGGTCATAAAAGGTGGAAGGGGCAAACTGCAGTGCCCTGCAGATCGGCTCGACCCCGAATGCCTCTCGGCTTTCCTCAATGAAAGCAGTCATTTGCGAAACGGGCGGTCGAGCTCCGCCTGGGCAAAATACGCTGAAGCTTTGCGCAGAATCTCGTTCGCTTGCCGCAGTTCCCGGTTCTCGCGCTCAAGCTC is part of the Paracoccaceae bacterium Fryx2 genome and harbors:
- a CDS encoding IS3 family transposase (programmed frameshift), with amino-acid sequence MEQTSKKKTSKPYSPEFRERAVRLAMEHRDDYQSEAAALTAIAGKLGCSTDSLRVWMRQVQRDGGERPGPTSAEIARIKELERENRELRQANEILRKASAYFCPGGARPPVSQMTAFIEESREAFGVEPICRALQFAPSTFYDRRAIMRDPDRASARAKSDAALSLKIDAAWDANRKLYGARKIWHVLRRQGEDAARCTVERLMRHLGIRGVVRGKKVITTNPDTSLPCPDDKVNRLFMADRPNKLWVSDFTYVPTWSGTVYVAFVIDVFARRIVGWRVSTSMKTQFVLDALEQAIWQRKTPDNKSLVHHSDRGSQYLSIKYTERLAKAEIDLSVGTVGDAYDNALAECVIGLFKTEVINQIGPWKSMREVEWETLKWIDWYNNRRLLGPIGYIPPAEAEEAFYANLNSLDMVA